Proteins encoded in a region of the Drosophila sechellia strain sech25 chromosome 2L, ASM438219v1, whole genome shotgun sequence genome:
- the LOC116801939 gene encoding WW domain-binding protein 4, which translates to MTEYWKSNERKFCDFCKCWLSDNKASVAFHESGKRHKMNVAKRITDISRSSEKSERERQKMDAEIRKMEEAAMKSYAQDVHSRGDMTARSINTVMRATASASASGGAHSSAGRSRQVDPMRLEGLSDEEEDQRRVAPGKVTIDAAVPEASLWVEGKSDEGHTYYWNVKTNESVWKPPKEGYLSYEEYERINQLAIDQQEISQAEESLKFRANVDEEVARVNREKMKAFRRTDNPKEKKQKEERRQTFKTEEEAATKEIGQWQTVEVKAPEQPIDWQLPKTDYYIAAPVVSASSEPEPPVKKFKEKTIGGLDEEIAATAPATFKRKFIRKGNSRQRAED; encoded by the exons AT GACGGAGTACTGGAAATCAAACGAGCGCAAGTTCTGCGACTTCTGCAAATGCTGGCTGAGCGACAACAAGGCG AGCGTCGCCTTCCACGAGAGTGGCAAGCGGCACAAGATGAATGTGGCCAAGCGGATCACGGACATCAGTCGCAGCAGCGAGAAATCGGAGCGGGAGCGCCAGAAAATGGACGCGGAGATCCGCAAGATGGAGGAAGCGGCCATGAAGTCGTACGCCCAGGATGTCCATTCGCGGGGCGACATGACTGCCAGGTCCATCAACACGGTGATGAGGGCCACCGCCTCCGCTTCCGCCTCAGGCGGAGCTCACTCCTCGGCCGGAAGATCGCGCCAAGTGGACCCCATGCGCCTGGAAGGACTGTCCGACGAAGAAGAGGACCAGCGGCGGGTGGCTCCCGGCAAGGTGACCATCGATGCAGCCGTGCCCGAGGCATCCCTCTGGGTGGAGGGCAAGTCGGACGAGGGACACACCTACTACTGGAACGTGAAGACCAATGAATCCGTGTGGAAACCGCCAAAGGAGGGCTATCTGTCCTACGAGGAGTACGAGCGCATCAACCAGCTGGCCATCGACCAGCAGGAGATCTCCCAGGCCGAGGAATCGCTCAAGTTCCGCGCCAATGTCGACGAGGAAGTGGCGAGGGTGAATCGAGAGAAGATGAAAGCCTTCCGCAGGACGGACAATCCCAAGGAAAAGAAGCAGAAGGAGGAGAGGCGTCAGACATTCAAaacggaggaggaggcggccaCCAAGGAGATTGGGCAGTGGCAAACTGTGGAAGTGAA AGCACCTGAGCAGCCCATCGACTGGCAGCTACCCAAAACGGATTACTACATTGCTGCGCCTGTGGTTTCCGCCTCGAGTGAACCAGAACCCCCAGTCAAGAAGTTCAAGGAGAAGACGATAGGCGGTCTGGATGAGGAGATAGCGGCCACTGCGCCCGCCACCTTCAAGCGGAAATTCATCAGGAAGGGAAACAGTCGCCAGCGCGCCGAGGATTAG
- the LOC6617307 gene encoding probable serine hydrolase, with protein sequence MGQTRVAATTSAQSPAAELSPETNGQSEEPLQLLGEDSWEEFSIAVPWGTVEAKWWGSKERQPIIALHGWQDNCGSFDRLCPLLPADTSILAIDLPGHGKSSHYPMGMQYFIFWDGICLIRRIVRKYNWKNVTLLGHSLGGALTFMYAASFPTEVEKLINIDIAGPTVRSTQRMAEGTGRALDKFLDYENLPESKQPCYSYDEMIKLVLDAYDGSVDEPSVRVLMNRGMRHNPSKDGYLFARDLRLKVSLLGMFSAEQTLAYARQIRCSVLNIRGIPGMKFETPQVYTDVIATLRENAAKVVYVEVPGTHHLHLVTPDRVAPHINRFLKEA encoded by the exons ATGGGCCAGACACGcgtggcagcaacaacatcggCGCAATCTCCCGCGGCGGAACTTTCGCCAGAAACAA ATGGCCAGTCGGAGGAGCCCCTGCAGCTGCTGGGCGAGGACAGCTGGGAGGAGTTCTCCATCGCCGTGCCCTGGGGCACCGTTGAGG CCAAGTGGTGGGGCTCGAAGGAGAGGCAGCCCATCATCGCCCTGCACGGCTGGCAGGACAACTGCGGCAGCTTCGACAGGCTGTGCCCCCTGCTACCGGCGGACACCTCCATCCTGGCCATCGATCTGCCCGGGCACGGCAAGTCGTCGCACTATCCGATGGGCATGCAGTACTTCATCTTCTGGGACGGCATATGCCTGATTCGCCGGATAGTCCGCAAGTACAACTGGAAGAACGTCACCCTGCTCGGCCACTCGCTGGGCGGTGCTCTGACCTTCATGTACGCGGCCAGCTTTCCCACGGAGGTGGAGAAACTGATCAACATCGATATCGCGGGTCCCACGGTGCGCAGCACACAGCGGATGGCGGAGGGCACTGGCAGGGCGCTGGACAAGTTCCTGGACTACGAAAACCTGCCGGAGAGCAAGCAGCCCTGCTACTCGTACGACGAGATGATCAAACTGGTGCTGGACGCGTACGATGGCTCCGTGGATGAGCCTTCGGTTCGGGTGCTGATGAACAGGGGAATGAGGCACAATCCGAGCAAGGATGGCTACCTCTTTGCCAGGGATCTGCGGCTGAAAGTAAGCCTGCTGGGCATGTTCAGCGCCGAGCAGACGTTGGCCTACGCACGCCAGATTCGCTGTAGCGTGCTCAACATTCGGGGCATTCCCGGCATGAAGTTCGAGACGCCACAGGTGTATACGGATGTGATTGCCACGCTGCGGGAGAATGCCGCGAAGGTGGTCTACGTTGAGGTGCCCGGCACCCATCATCTTCACCTGGTCACCCCGGATCGAGTGGCGCCCCACATCAACCGATTCCTGAAGGAGGCGTGA
- the LOC6617308 gene encoding uncharacterized protein LOC6617308: MDLIKEINDKYMALEAEIDQKLEKVQAEELKLERQNEQLAETSICAPAPKVLSYEDALLRNTNTLKALEIAKARLRSRSTYSPVEKLLQQALQNYRRELESLQDAEDRRKDQENPENQEEGEEEENLYDLVMQNVMEAKRQQTDL, from the exons ATGGACCTAATCAAGGAGATCAACGACAAATACATGGCGCTCGAGGCGGAGATCGACCAGAAACTGGAGAAAGT GCAAGCCGAGGAACTAAAGCTGGAACGGCAGAACGAGCAGCTGGCCGAGACTTCAATCTGTGCACCTGCTCCCAAGGTTCTGTCCTACGAAGACGCTCTCCTGCGGAACACCAACACCCTGAAG GCTCTGGAAATAGCCAAGGCCCGTTTGAGATCGCGTTCCACGTACTCCCCCGTGGAGAAACTCCTCCAACAAGCCCTGCAGAACTACCGACGGGAGCTGGAGAGTCTGCAGGACGCAGAGGATAGGCGCAAGGATCAGGAGAACCCAGAAAACCAGGAGGAgggggaggaggaggaaaacCTCTATGATCTGGTCATGCAGAATGTGATGGAGGCCAAGCGGCAACAGACCGATCTATAA